TGGTTTCATCATTACCGAAATGACCGGACAGTTGTCGGAAGAAGTGCGTAACGAATGGGCAAAGCAGATTCCATTACGACGCGGAGGTACACCGGAAGATGTTGCGAATACAGCTCTTTTCCTTGCCTGCGACCTCTCTTCGTATGTAAGTGGACAAGTAATCAATGTCTGCGGTGGTATGAATACCTGATTAGATGACAGTTCTTTACGAAGATAACCACATCATTATTGTCAACAAGGTGCCGGGTGAGATCGTGCAGGGCGACAAAACGGGCGACCAGCCGTTGTCCGAGATGGTGAAGGAGTATCTGAAAGAGAAATACAATAAGCCCGGCAACGTTTTTTGTGGTGTGACGCACCGGCTCGACCGTCCTACGAGTGGAGTGGTGGTGTTTGTAAAGACCAGTAAAGCGTTGTCTCGGCTTAACGATATGTTTCGTAATGGCGAGATAGACAAGACCTATTGGGCCATTGTGAAAAATCGTCCCCCGAAAGAGGAAGATCAGTTGATACACTATCTGATTAAAAATGAAAAGACTAACAAATCCAATGCATATGCCAATGAAAAACCACATACAAAAAAAGCGATACTGCATTACCGGCTGATCGCCGTTTCACAGAATTATTATTTGCTGGAGATAGATCTGGAGACCGGAAGACACCATCAGATCCGGGTTCAATTAGCCAAAATAGGATGCCCAATCAAGGGAGATCTCAAATATGGCGCAGCCCGTTCTAATCCGGACGGGAGCATCAGTCTCCATGCACGTACTATCTCGTTTATCCATCCTGTCTCCAAAGAAAAGATACTGGTCACCGCACCTGTACCGAACGATAATTTATGGAAATCATTTGAAGTGAAAGATGCAATTTTATAATTTTTTTGCTTAATAAGCCGCAGGAATTCGATATTATCCATAAAGCAGTGAATGAATTTTAAGATAAAAATCTTACATTTGCATATCGGTGTATGAACTGACATTATTAAGGGAAAAAAGTATAAATCTACAAATCAATAAATCATTAAATTATCAAATCAATTTAAATGAAACCAACTTTATTTGTATTGGCAGCGGGAATGGGTAGCCGCTATGGAGGACTGAAACAGTTAGACGGATTGGGCCCGGGTGGTGAGACCATTATGGATTATTCTATTTATGATGCGGTGAATGCCGGCTTTGGAAAGCTGGTCTTCGTGATCCGTCAGTCGTTTGAAAATGATTTCCGGGAGAAGATCGTCAGTAAATATGAGAAAAAAATACCGGTGGAACTGGTATTCCAGGAACTGGATAAATTGCCGGAAGGTTTTACGCCTCATCCTGACCGTGTCAAACCCTGGGGTACCAACCATGCCGTGATGATGGGTAAAGAGGTCATTAATGAGCCTTTTGCGGTGATTAACGCCGATGATTTCTACGGGCGTGAGAGCTATAAGGTATTGGCTGATTATCTTTCTACGCTGGAAGGAAATGAAAACAAATATTGTATGGTGGGCTACCGTGTCGGGAACACTCTTTCTGAAAGTGGAACCGTAGCGCGTGGGGTTTGTGAAACTGACGAAGAACGCAATCTTACCGGAGTAGTGGAACGTACCCAGGTAATGCGTGTGGATGGGAAAGTGAGCTATAAGGACGAAAACGACCAATGGGTTGCCATCGATGATAACACTCCTGTATCCATGAATATGTGGGGATTTACGCCCGACTATTTCAAATATTCCGATGATTATTTTGTGCAATTCCTTAAAGAAAATGCCGAAAATCTAAAAGCAGAATATTTTATACCGTTATTGGTCAATCACCTGATCGTTAATGGTAATGCTTCTGTGAAAGTGCTCGATACGCCTTCCTCATGGTTCGGTGTAACTTATGCCGAAGACCGTCCTGGAGTTGTGGCAAAGTTAAAAAGTCTTGTCGATGAGGGAATATATCCCTCTCCATTGTGGTAAAATCATCACGGTTATATTTTACAGAACTGGCCTGCTATGTGGATTGACATCATTATCATTCTTATACTGATTCTTTTTAACGGTTTTTTCGCCTTGTCGGAGATCGCTATTGTATCTACCAAGAAGAATAAACTGGAGGCAGAACGGAAGAAAGGTAAGTTAGGTGCAAAACGAGCATTGAAATTACGTTCCGACCCCGGTAATTTCCTATCGTCTGTACAGGTAGGAATTACCCTGATCGGTATCATCAACGGTGCTTACGGAGGGCAGGCTTTCACTGTTTATCTGGTTCCTTTCTTCCAGCAGTTTCCGACTATTGCTCCTTTTGCTGAAGTCGTCTCCATGGTAATTGTAGTATTTCTTATCACTTATGTTTCCATAGTGATAGGTGAATTAGTTCCCAAAACCATCGCGTTGAATAATCCCGAAAAAATGGCGATTGCAGTGGCACCTACAATCCATGTGGTGAGTATCATCTTCTATCCGTTTGTAAAACTGTTGTCGGTATCGACCAGCTTTGTCAACCGGTTGATAGGGCTGAAACCCAAAGTGGAAGTAGTCTCGGAAATGGAGTTGAGAGCCATGTTGAAGACCGCTTCCCATGAGGGAGTTATCGATGCTGAAGAAAATATAATCCACGAGCAGGTTTTTTATTTTTCCGATAAACGTGCCATCCACCTTATGACGCATCGTACTGATGTGGAATGGGTAGATATAAGCAAGAACAGGGAGGAGATCATAGAGGACCTGTTGCAAACAAAACACAGTAAGATACTTGCCTGCAGAAAAGAGATCGATGATTTTGTAGGTACCATCTCAATGAGAGATTTCCTGTTACGGCTCAATAAGCGGGATCTCTTTTCAATAGAGGATCTGATCATGGAGCCTATTATTGTCCCGAATAATCAGCTGGCACAAAAAGTACTAGAGAATTTCAAAAATAACCACAAGTTTGTGGCTGTAGTGGTGGACGAATATGGAAGCCTTGATGGAATTATCACGATTCATGATATCTTTGAAAACTTGGTGGGCGCTATTCCTGAAGAGACCGAAGATGAACTCTCGGATCCACTTATATTTATACGTGATGACCAGTCCGCCCTGGTAAGTGGAGAGGCTCCTATAGAGATATTGTCGCAGATGGACGAAGACTTTATTGTAAATTTTGACAAGATTGATTATTCTACTGTAGCCGGCTTTGTGTTTGAATGCATCAATAA
This window of the Proteiniphilum saccharofermentans genome carries:
- a CDS encoding hemolysin family protein, with amino-acid sequence MWIDIIIILILILFNGFFALSEIAIVSTKKNKLEAERKKGKLGAKRALKLRSDPGNFLSSVQVGITLIGIINGAYGGQAFTVYLVPFFQQFPTIAPFAEVVSMVIVVFLITYVSIVIGELVPKTIALNNPEKMAIAVAPTIHVVSIIFYPFVKLLSVSTSFVNRLIGLKPKVEVVSEMELRAMLKTASHEGVIDAEENIIHEQVFYFSDKRAIHLMTHRTDVEWVDISKNREEIIEDLLQTKHSKILACRKEIDDFVGTISMRDFLLRLNKRDLFSIEDLIMEPIIVPNNQLAQKVLENFKNNHKFVAVVVDEYGSLDGIITIHDIFENLVGAIPEETEDELSDPLIFIRDDQSALVSGEAPIEILSQMDEDFIVNFDKIDYSTVAGFVFECINKIPAVGDQFDYDNLHFEIVDVDGNKIDKVLVTKKLKEVDEVFM
- a CDS encoding sugar phosphate nucleotidyltransferase — protein: MKPTLFVLAAGMGSRYGGLKQLDGLGPGGETIMDYSIYDAVNAGFGKLVFVIRQSFENDFREKIVSKYEKKIPVELVFQELDKLPEGFTPHPDRVKPWGTNHAVMMGKEVINEPFAVINADDFYGRESYKVLADYLSTLEGNENKYCMVGYRVGNTLSESGTVARGVCETDEERNLTGVVERTQVMRVDGKVSYKDENDQWVAIDDNTPVSMNMWGFTPDYFKYSDDYFVQFLKENAENLKAEYFIPLLVNHLIVNGNASVKVLDTPSSWFGVTYAEDRPGVVAKLKSLVDEGIYPSPLW
- a CDS encoding RluA family pseudouridine synthase; amino-acid sequence: MTVLYEDNHIIIVNKVPGEIVQGDKTGDQPLSEMVKEYLKEKYNKPGNVFCGVTHRLDRPTSGVVVFVKTSKALSRLNDMFRNGEIDKTYWAIVKNRPPKEEDQLIHYLIKNEKTNKSNAYANEKPHTKKAILHYRLIAVSQNYYLLEIDLETGRHHQIRVQLAKIGCPIKGDLKYGAARSNPDGSISLHARTISFIHPVSKEKILVTAPVPNDNLWKSFEVKDAIL